TTTTCTTGGTATGGATTCTTGCCTGAACTCACGCCGCCGGAGGAGACCCCGTCAGTCACACAGCTAGCTTGCACAAGAGCCAAGACGGAAGTTGAGACGAGAACGGCTGCCTGACGAAAGGATGTCTTTACATTGGTTTTCATATGAACCAAGTATGCAAAAAATCGAATTTGGACGTCAAACTTGTTGCTGTAGCCCCAAGAATCCCAATCTTTGATCTGGTTTTTGTCTGATAAGACAAGAGAACCCACAGCGGACACTTATGATGGAAAGCGATATCTTAATTTTGTTTTCGTCAATACCAGGGATAGCCAAAATTTTCCAGGAATCGTCGATGAGTAGCACATGACCGCGGCACGAAAGGTGATTGCCGAACAACATGCAGTTCAAGGCGATGGACTTAAACCTAGGATATGAACTTGTTGCGCTGCCACTTGTAGCTGCTGAAGAGCGAGCGCAGTTCGTCGCCATGAATGCTAAAAAATTCTTAGCCCCGCCTTGACAAGGAGCCAAGCGATCTCAGCTTTCAAAAAGAATGCAATCAAGCTTCGCCCTTCGCTTAGGCACAACCTTCTTCTTCGCAGTCATCGCGTTCGCGTTTCTGATTGCCGGAGAAAACCCGTCGAACATTAGCCTAACCTTTTTCTCGCTCACTTTATCAGCTTCTCTTCTGGTATCGCTCTTACCGCAGTTTGCGAATGGCCTTGACTATGCGGCCCTTGAATTGAGCCGCGCTAAAGCAGCGCTCTCATACCGCCTTGACGTCCCCCGCAAGGAATGGATTAAGCGCCACGATCCATATCTCATCTGAAATTCGTCGCCTTACGCGACCGTTTCTTACCTCAATTTTAATTCACGTCTCGGAGTTTCAACGATGGATATTCTCGTGCAATTTGCGCAAAACGCATTCTATTTCAGTTACGCTCTTGTCCCAAACTGGGGCTTCGCGATCCTCTTATTCACGTTCGCAATTCGCCTCATCCTTTTTCCTCTGCAAATTTTCACCATGCGCGAACAAGCAAAAATCGCGCGTTTAAAACCAACACTCGACGCTCTCCAAGAACGGCATCGAACCGAACCACGAAGGCTTCTTGAGGAACGAAGTTTAGTACTGAAGAATGCTGGCATTAGACCTTCGGTTTCGATGGTCGCGATGATGATTCAGCTTCCGATATTTTTCGCGGTCTACGAGGCGATCTCGACAAATTCTGCACTCGGTAGCTTTGGCTTCGCATGGCTTCCTAACCTCGCGCAGCACGACCCCCTCTTTATATTGCCCTTTATACTGGCGCTAACTGTTTGGTTTCAATCGCGATCGTCAAACGCTTCGCCTCAAGTTCCGAAGAGCTTTGCCTACGGATTGTCAGCGCTTAGCTTCTTCTTCATGGCCACCATGCCGGCCGGTGTCGCCCTTTACTCGGTCGCAAGTTCCGTTTTGCAGTTCGCCTCTCAGAAGATGATATCCTAAGCGAATGTCGGAAAAAATCATCGTCGTGCATGGGGTCAGCAAGCACGACGATGAACGGAGAGAACGTAGTTAAGGGTTCCAGCCGTAGTAGCGGGCGTAGACATCGTTTTGGACAGCGCGACTTCAGCGGGACGAGATTTATGAAGCTCATTTAGCTTCGCAATCTCAGAACATGCGGGTGCATGAAGTGATCTATTCGTGAAGAGCAAATGAAGTTCAAATTAAGTCGAGCAAGAAAACCGCCAAGTGTATCAATATCAAGCGCACTTAGCGGTCTGGTTCTAGCCTATGAAATTCTATCTACTGGAATTCTAGCTACTGAAATCGGACAAACTATTAATGTACTTAGTTAGCCAACGAACAGCTGTAAGTTGGCAGGCTGCCCGGTACAACCAACGTCGATTTTTCGCAGACTAAACCGCCGACAGATTTGCGAGTTTTCGAAGCGCCAGCGATACCCGGATTCAAAACTTCTTCTTCCACATTCAACGCTTCATAAATAGCACCGTCGTCGCGTGATGGCTGTGCCTTGTCGTAGGCAAGAAATCTAACTGGATTTCCACTAAGACTATCAACATTGACAGTTAGAACATGTAATCCAAGAAGCATATCTTCACACGTTCGCAACGTGCTATCTGTCAGCGAAATTTCAGTCAGCATGCCGCCAGCTGGGCGAAGATCCTGACGAGCTTCATAGATTTTGCTGTTACAAACATCCGTCGACACTTTATACGGAAGTTCAAAACTGCTAACTAAGGCTGAAGCAGCCATGCAACGGGGACCACCGCTGCCCGAGTACTGACCGCAAATATCATTGACGACAGTAACTTTGATTTTTTTTGTCCGACTGTTGGTTTCAACAATCGCGACATAAGTTGACTCTAAGGAACCGTTCATTTCCACATGATTTAGAACATGACTCGTCGTTGCGCCCTGCGACACAGCGCCCGTAAATAAAACGATCGAAACCATCATTGACGATAGAACAAGTGACCCAACAGTTGACCTAGAAAACAGCTTCATTTGAATACCCCTTTTATATTTTTTGAATCTCGGTATTAAAAAAACGCCTGCCGCACGTTCGCATATCAACAGCCGTGCCAGGTCTGTTATTTCCATATAAACAGATGGAGTCGAAACAGCGCCATCCAACGTTCAAAACAACTCAAAAGAGTGGTTCCAGAACCGACGCCAGGACTCTTCTTGGACCATTAGTTTGGAACCACAGTTGGCTTTGAAACAGTGTCTATAAATTGGTATCCCAAGCGACGTTACAGATCGTGTCAGATTACTTCGGCTAGCCGGTTGTTCAAAACTTCGACGAGGTGACGTCTTGTGGGCGAAATCCCGATAATGACTTTCGTATTTTCAACTCTGTTGGCGACACCATGCTAGAAAACTACGAGGGAACCCTCTGCAATCAAGACGACGCACCAATACTACCAGCGAAACGCCAGCGGCGGCCGCAATCAGATTAAACTCGAAATCGATTCGAGCGTGACGGGCGCATCACACCGCAAAGAAAAGTTCAGGCACCTTAATCATTGAACGACACCAATCCCGCTATTCTACAGCAGCTGATTGATCGAGCACGGTGAAAATGAAATTCAGGGCCCTCTCCAATTCCGACCGAACGCTTGGAACATCCTCTTTGAGTCGAATCGGAAGTTGATCCGACTGCAGTTTTTGAAAGTAGCTTTCTAGCTTTGGGCGAAGGCCTACTAACTCAAGTAAATGAGGATTATTGGACTTTTTTAAATCTCGCACACTTGACGTTTCGAGCAACTTCTTAAGTTCTGCTGCGCGACCTAATATAAACAATCGGCGGTCGTTTTCTTTCGCCTGCTTAACGTCACGGCGCAGGTCTCGGCTATCATTCCCCGTCTTTTCGCGAACCTCCTG
The Deltaproteobacteria bacterium genome window above contains:
- a CDS encoding membrane protein insertase YidC — encoded protein: MDILVQFAQNAFYFSYALVPNWGFAILLFTFAIRLILFPLQIFTMREQAKIARLKPTLDALQERHRTEPRRLLEERSLVLKNAGIRPSVSMVAMMIQLPIFFAVYEAISTNSALGSFGFAWLPNLAQHDPLFILPFILALTVWFQSRSSNASPQVPKSFAYGLSALSFFFMATMPAGVALYSVASSVLQFASQKMIS